A section of the Streptomyces sp. Je 1-369 genome encodes:
- the cysC gene encoding adenylyl-sulfate kinase yields MTAPQTQQRTRTRTQSQTQTQTQQTRENHVTTGATVWLTGLPSAGKTTIAYELAGRLRADGRRVEVLDGDEIREFLSAGLGFSREDRHTNVQRIGFVAELLARNGVLALVPVIAPFADSREAVRKRHQAGGTAYLEVHVATPVEVCSVRDVKGLYAKQAAGEISGLTGVDDPYEAPESPDLRIESQDQTVQESAAAVHALLSERGLA; encoded by the coding sequence ATGACCGCGCCGCAGACGCAGCAGCGGACGCGGACGCGGACACAGTCGCAGACGCAGACGCAGACGCAACAGACCCGGGAGAACCACGTGACGACCGGAGCCACCGTCTGGCTCACCGGCCTGCCCAGCGCCGGAAAGACCACCATCGCGTACGAACTGGCGGGCCGGCTGCGCGCCGACGGCCGCCGCGTGGAGGTCCTCGACGGCGACGAGATCCGCGAGTTCCTCTCGGCGGGCCTCGGCTTCAGCCGCGAGGACCGGCACACCAACGTGCAGCGCATCGGCTTCGTCGCCGAACTCCTCGCCCGCAACGGCGTGCTGGCCCTGGTGCCGGTGATCGCGCCGTTCGCCGACAGCCGCGAGGCCGTGCGCAAGCGCCACCAGGCCGGGGGCACCGCGTACCTGGAGGTGCACGTCGCCACGCCGGTCGAGGTCTGCTCCGTACGCGATGTGAAGGGCCTGTACGCGAAGCAGGCCGCGGGCGAGATCTCCGGGCTCACCGGGGTCGACGACCCCTACGAGGCGCCGGAGTCGCCCGATCTGCGCATCGAGTCGCAGGACCAGACCGTGCAGGAGTCAGCGGCGGCGGTTCACGCGCTGCTCAGCGAAAGGGGTCTCGCATGA
- a CDS encoding sirohydrochlorin chelatase: MHRPVLLVVAHGSRDPRHAATVRALMRRVRSLRPGLRVETGFLDFDTPTVSGVLERLAAEGVRDVVAQPLLLTRAFHAKTDIPAVLREAPAALRIRQAAVLGPSPLLVSALERRLYEAGLDPADKSSTGVVLASAGSSDPEAIAVIAEIAREWRRTGWCAVRPAFASASLPRTEDAVRALRDVAGVRRVAVAPYVLAPGFLPDRIARGAADADVLADVLGPAPEVARLLVRRYDEAYAPGTCPVAPLARIPALA; encoded by the coding sequence GTGCACCGTCCCGTCCTTCTCGTCGTCGCCCACGGCAGCCGTGACCCGCGGCACGCCGCGACCGTGCGCGCGCTGATGCGCCGGGTACGGTCGCTGCGCCCGGGGCTGCGGGTGGAAACAGGCTTTCTCGACTTCGACACCCCGACCGTCTCCGGCGTCCTGGAGCGGCTCGCGGCGGAGGGCGTGCGGGACGTGGTGGCCCAGCCACTGCTCCTGACCCGCGCGTTCCACGCGAAGACGGACATCCCGGCGGTGCTGCGGGAGGCGCCCGCCGCGCTGCGCATCCGGCAGGCGGCGGTTCTCGGCCCTTCGCCGCTGCTCGTCTCGGCTCTGGAGCGGCGGCTGTACGAGGCGGGGCTCGACCCCGCCGACAAGTCCTCGACCGGGGTCGTGCTGGCCTCGGCGGGGTCGTCCGACCCGGAGGCGATCGCAGTGATCGCTGAAATCGCGCGGGAGTGGCGGCGTACCGGTTGGTGCGCCGTGCGGCCTGCGTTCGCCTCCGCCTCCCTGCCGCGCACGGAGGACGCCGTGCGCGCGCTGCGGGACGTGGCGGGGGTGCGGCGGGTCGCCGTCGCGCCCTACGTCCTGGCGCCCGGCTTCCTGCCGGACCGGATCGCGCGGGGCGCCGCCGACGCCGACGTGCTGGCCGACGTCCTCGGTCCGGCTCCGGAAGTGGCGCGTCTGCTGGTGCGGCGCTACGACGAGGCGTATGCGCCCGGCACGTGCCCTGTTGCTCCCCTGGCGCGGATTCCCGCTCTGGCCTAG
- a CDS encoding phosphoadenylyl-sulfate reductase: protein MTTAQDQKARTDDELKALAEQAGRDLEDASALEILQWAADTFGARFCVTSSMEDAVVAHLASRARPGVDVVFLDTGYHFPETIGTRDAVEAVMDVNVITLTPRQSVAEQDSVYGAKLHDRNPDLCCKLRKVQPLEEGLAGYVAWATGLRRDDAPNRANTPVVGWDEKRGKVKISPIARWTQDDVDAYVTEHGVLTNPLLMDGYGSVGCAPCTRRLLEGEDARAGRWAGNAKTECGIH, encoded by the coding sequence ATGACGACTGCTCAGGACCAGAAGGCGCGTACGGACGACGAGTTGAAGGCACTCGCCGAGCAGGCCGGGCGCGACCTGGAGGACGCCTCCGCCCTGGAGATCCTCCAGTGGGCCGCCGACACCTTCGGGGCACGCTTCTGCGTGACCTCCTCGATGGAGGACGCGGTCGTCGCCCACCTCGCCTCGCGCGCCAGGCCCGGCGTCGACGTGGTGTTCCTGGACACCGGCTACCACTTCCCGGAGACCATCGGCACCCGCGACGCCGTCGAGGCCGTCATGGACGTCAACGTCATTACCTTGACGCCCCGTCAGTCCGTGGCCGAACAGGACTCGGTGTACGGCGCGAAGCTCCACGACCGCAACCCCGACCTGTGCTGCAAGCTGCGCAAGGTGCAGCCCCTGGAGGAGGGCCTCGCCGGGTACGTCGCGTGGGCCACCGGGCTGCGCCGCGACGACGCGCCGAACCGCGCGAACACCCCGGTCGTCGGCTGGGACGAGAAGCGCGGCAAGGTCAAGATCTCGCCGATCGCCCGCTGGACCCAGGACGACGTCGACGCGTACGTCACCGAGCACGGCGTCCTCACCAACCCGCTCCTGATGGACGGCTACGGCTCGGTGGGCTGCGCCCCCTGCACCCGCCGCCTCCTGGAGGGCGAGGACGCCCGCGCAGGCCGCTGGGCGGGCAACGCCAAGACCGAGTGCGGGATCCACTGA
- a CDS encoding sulfate adenylyltransferase subunit 1 yields the protein MSNSTTEPVKPLSTEQLSATTLLRFATAGSVDDGKSTLVGRLLHDSKSVLTDQLEAVERASASRGADAPDLALLTDGLRAEREQGITIDVAYRYFATARRRFILADTPGHVQYTRNMVTGASTADLAVVLVDARNGVIEQTRRHAAVAALLRVPHVVLAVNKMDLVAYEETVFAKIAEEFTAYAGELGVPEITAIPISALAGDNVVEPSSNMDWYGGPTVLEHLETVPVSHDLATCHARLPVQYVIRPQTAEHPDYRGYAGQIAAGAFRVGESVTVLPSGRTSKVTGIDLLGQPVDVAWTPQSVTLLLEDDIDISRGDLIVPSGDAPATTQDVEATVCHVADAALSVGQRVLLKHTTRTVKAIVKEIPSRLTLDDLSQHPEPGRLVANDIGRVKIRTAEPLALDSYADSRRTGSFLLIDPSDGTTLAAGMAGDAFATPADEAAQAGAAADEEGWDF from the coding sequence ATGAGCAACAGCACCACCGAGCCGGTCAAGCCGCTCTCCACCGAGCAGTTGTCGGCCACCACCCTGCTGCGGTTCGCCACCGCCGGTTCCGTCGACGACGGCAAGTCCACCCTGGTGGGCCGCCTCCTCCACGACTCCAAGTCGGTCCTCACCGACCAGCTGGAGGCCGTCGAGCGCGCCTCGGCCAGCCGCGGCGCCGACGCCCCCGACCTGGCGCTGCTCACCGACGGCCTGCGCGCCGAACGCGAGCAGGGCATCACCATCGACGTCGCCTACCGCTACTTCGCGACGGCCCGGCGCCGGTTCATCCTCGCCGACACCCCCGGCCACGTGCAGTACACCCGCAACATGGTCACCGGCGCCTCCACGGCCGACCTCGCCGTGGTCCTCGTCGACGCCCGCAACGGCGTCATCGAGCAGACCCGCAGGCACGCCGCGGTGGCCGCGCTGCTCCGCGTGCCGCACGTCGTCCTCGCCGTGAACAAGATGGACCTCGTCGCGTACGAGGAGACGGTCTTCGCGAAGATCGCCGAGGAGTTCACCGCGTACGCCGGCGAACTGGGCGTACCGGAGATCACCGCCATCCCGATCTCGGCGCTCGCCGGGGACAACGTCGTGGAACCGTCCTCCAACATGGACTGGTACGGCGGCCCCACCGTCCTGGAGCACCTGGAGACGGTCCCGGTCAGCCACGACCTCGCCACCTGCCACGCGCGGCTGCCCGTGCAGTACGTGATCCGTCCGCAGACCGCCGAGCACCCCGACTACCGCGGCTACGCGGGCCAGATCGCGGCCGGTGCCTTCCGGGTCGGCGAGTCCGTGACGGTGCTGCCGTCCGGGCGGACCTCGAAGGTCACCGGGATCGACCTGCTGGGGCAGCCGGTGGACGTGGCGTGGACGCCGCAGTCCGTCACGCTGCTCCTCGAGGACGACATCGACATCTCGCGCGGCGATCTGATCGTGCCGAGCGGCGACGCCCCCGCGACCACGCAGGACGTCGAGGCGACCGTCTGCCACGTCGCGGACGCCGCGCTCTCGGTCGGCCAGCGGGTGCTGCTCAAGCACACCACCCGCACGGTCAAGGCGATCGTCAAGGAGATCCCGTCGCGGCTCACCCTCGACGACCTCTCCCAGCACCCGGAGCCCGGCCGCCTCGTCGCCAACGACATCGGCCGGGTCAAGATCCGCACGGCTGAGCCGCTCGCGCTCGACTCGTACGCGGACTCGCGCCGCACCGGGTCCTTCCTCCTCATCGACCCGTCGGACGGCACGACGCTCGCGGCGGGCATGGCGGGCGACGCGTTCGCCACGCCCGCCGACGAGGCCGCGCAGGCCGGTGCCGCCGCGGACGAAGAGGGCTGGGACTTCTGA
- a CDS encoding SCO6745 family protein, with protein MTPSRSHTLWLRTEPLHAVVYFEERCRGLGRAVGLKGFWMGYFAARTAPMGRVGPGVATAALGVFAPNMVARALPSAWEYASPDRVVEERARVTAAALRQLVPTIEALAAKVNEPLMAMVEDAPSLARPLFAANRDLAHRSDPVERLWQLATCVREFRGDAHVAVLADHGLDARESLVLAAATDRVETAGIRQDRGWTEEEWAVSVDRMRVLGLLDTTGRATEHGVTKRELIEEDTDRLASRLLRPLARGEADALLAALEPASRRILDSDVLPFPNPIGLPRVAG; from the coding sequence ATGACCCCGAGCCGATCCCACACGCTGTGGCTGCGCACCGAACCCCTGCACGCGGTGGTCTACTTCGAGGAACGCTGCCGCGGCCTCGGCAGGGCCGTGGGCCTCAAGGGCTTCTGGATGGGGTACTTCGCGGCCCGTACCGCGCCGATGGGGCGGGTCGGCCCCGGGGTGGCCACGGCGGCACTCGGTGTCTTCGCGCCGAACATGGTGGCGCGGGCCCTGCCGTCGGCGTGGGAGTACGCGTCGCCGGACCGGGTCGTCGAGGAGCGCGCCCGCGTCACGGCCGCCGCGCTGCGCCAACTGGTGCCGACCATCGAGGCCTTGGCCGCCAAGGTCAACGAGCCGCTGATGGCGATGGTGGAGGACGCGCCGTCGCTGGCCCGCCCATTGTTCGCCGCCAACCGTGACCTGGCGCACCGCTCGGATCCGGTCGAGCGACTCTGGCAACTGGCCACCTGCGTACGCGAGTTCCGGGGCGACGCACACGTCGCGGTCCTCGCCGACCACGGCCTCGACGCCCGCGAGAGCCTGGTCCTCGCGGCGGCGACGGACCGGGTGGAGACGGCCGGCATCCGGCAGGACCGGGGCTGGACGGAGGAGGAGTGGGCGGTCTCGGTGGACCGGATGCGAGTTCTGGGCCTGCTCGACACGACCGGCCGCGCCACCGAACACGGGGTGACGAAACGGGAGTTGATAGAGGAGGACACGGACCGCCTCGCGTCCCGTCTGCTCCGCCCCCTGGCGAGGGGCGAGGCGGACGCACTCCTCGCCGCACTGGAACCGGCATCCCGCCGCATCCTGGACTCGGACGTCCTGCCGTTCCCGAACCCGATCGGACTGCCACGGGTGGCGGGCTGA
- a CDS encoding DsbA family protein translates to MTKPHAPNRVDFYFDPACPFAWITSRWILEVERHRDLDVRFHVMSLYFHNEGNELPDWYRDLVDRSLTLTRIAAAAAEQHGEEVLRDLYTAFGTRVHQEKNEDFDEVAGQALAELGLPAALADAARDASYDAVLRRSHDAGKDPEADGYVGTPTIHVDGTVWFGPVLRAIPRGEEAARLFDSFRVLAGHPDLFELKRTRTGGLDFS, encoded by the coding sequence ATGACGAAGCCCCACGCCCCGAACCGCGTCGACTTCTACTTCGACCCTGCCTGCCCGTTCGCCTGGATCACCTCACGCTGGATCCTGGAGGTCGAACGCCACCGCGACCTCGACGTCCGCTTCCACGTGATGAGCCTCTACTTCCACAACGAGGGCAACGAACTCCCCGACTGGTACCGCGACCTGGTCGACCGCTCCCTCACCCTCACCCGGATCGCCGCGGCCGCCGCCGAACAGCACGGCGAGGAGGTCCTCCGCGACCTCTACACCGCCTTCGGCACCCGGGTCCACCAGGAGAAGAACGAGGACTTCGACGAGGTCGCCGGGCAGGCCCTCGCCGAGCTTGGGCTCCCGGCCGCCCTCGCGGACGCGGCGCGCGACGCCTCGTACGACGCGGTGCTGCGCCGCAGCCACGACGCCGGCAAGGACCCGGAGGCCGACGGCTACGTCGGTACGCCGACGATCCACGTCGACGGCACGGTCTGGTTCGGGCCCGTGCTGCGCGCGATTCCGCGCGGTGAGGAGGCCGCGCGGCTCTTCGACAGCTTCCGCGTCCTCGCGGGCCACCCGGACCTGTTCGAACTGAAGCGCACCCGCACCGGGGGCCTCGACTTCTCCTGA
- the cysD gene encoding sulfate adenylyltransferase subunit CysD produces MTTVATVTDEGTDSPYALSHLDALESEAVHIFREVAGEFENPVILFSGGKDSILMLHLALKAFAPAAIPFSLLHVDTGHNFPEVLEYRDRVVAEHGLRLHVASVQDYIDRGVLKERPDGTRNPLQTVPLTEKIAQERFDAVFGGGRRDEEKARAKERVFSLRDEFSQWDPRRQRPELWQLYNGRHAPGEHVRVFPLSNWTELDVWQYIAREHIELPGIYFAHEREVFQRAGMWLTAGEWGGPKESETVEKRLVRYRTVGDMSCTGAVDSDATTLDAVITEIAASRLTERGATRADDKMSEAAMEDRKREGYF; encoded by the coding sequence ATGACGACCGTCGCCACAGTGACCGACGAGGGCACCGACAGCCCGTACGCGCTCAGCCACCTGGACGCCCTGGAGTCCGAGGCCGTCCACATCTTCCGCGAGGTGGCGGGCGAGTTCGAGAACCCGGTGATCCTGTTCTCCGGCGGCAAGGACTCCATCCTGATGCTGCACCTGGCGCTGAAGGCGTTCGCCCCCGCGGCGATCCCCTTCTCGCTGCTGCACGTCGACACCGGGCACAATTTCCCGGAGGTCCTCGAGTACCGCGACCGCGTCGTCGCCGAGCACGGCCTGCGCCTGCACGTCGCCTCGGTGCAGGACTACATCGACCGCGGTGTGCTGAAGGAGCGTCCTGACGGGACGCGTAACCCGCTCCAGACGGTCCCGCTGACGGAGAAGATCGCTCAGGAACGGTTCGACGCGGTCTTCGGCGGCGGGCGCCGCGACGAGGAGAAGGCGCGGGCGAAGGAGCGCGTGTTCTCCCTGCGGGACGAGTTCTCGCAGTGGGACCCGCGCCGCCAGCGCCCCGAGCTGTGGCAGCTCTACAACGGCCGCCACGCGCCGGGCGAGCACGTCCGGGTGTTCCCGCTCTCCAACTGGACCGAGCTGGACGTGTGGCAGTACATCGCCCGCGAGCACATCGAACTGCCCGGGATCTACTTCGCGCACGAGCGTGAGGTGTTCCAGCGGGCGGGGATGTGGCTGACCGCGGGCGAGTGGGGCGGCCCCAAGGAGAGCGAGACGGTCGAGAAGCGGCTCGTGCGGTACCGCACGGTCGGCGACATGTCCTGCACCGGCGCCGTCGACTCCGACGCGACCACGCTGGACGCCGTCATCACCGAGATCGCCGCGTCCCGCCTCACCGAGCGCGGCGCGACCCGCGCCGACGACAAGATGTCCGAGGCCGCGATGGAAGACCGCAAGCGCGAGGGGTACTTCTAA
- a CDS encoding GNAT family N-acetyltransferase encodes MTPELRSERLSLSPYVATDEADFVALFQDEAVGRWFGDGVQSAAEDHALFGRILTLIYAEDRFPVWAVRYEGRYVGHAEVKPSPETWLDGTEIVYGLARDAWGDGLGTELARLLTSYGHETLGLAEVHATVDAGNAPSLSVLARLGYVQAREIPEEDGRVTLHLVSRRG; translated from the coding sequence ATGACGCCCGAACTGCGCTCCGAACGGCTCTCCCTCTCCCCCTACGTCGCCACCGACGAGGCGGACTTCGTCGCGCTCTTTCAGGACGAGGCCGTGGGGCGCTGGTTCGGGGACGGTGTGCAGAGCGCGGCGGAGGACCACGCCCTGTTCGGCCGGATCCTGACCCTCATCTACGCGGAGGACCGTTTCCCCGTCTGGGCGGTCCGGTACGAAGGGCGTTACGTCGGCCACGCCGAGGTCAAGCCGTCGCCGGAGACCTGGCTCGACGGCACCGAGATCGTCTACGGCCTGGCCAGGGACGCCTGGGGCGACGGACTCGGCACGGAACTGGCCCGGCTCCTCACCTCGTACGGGCACGAGACGCTGGGCCTGGCCGAGGTCCACGCGACGGTCGACGCCGGAAACGCCCCCTCCCTCTCCGTCCTCGCCCGCCTCGGCTACGTACAGGCCCGCGAGATCCCCGAGGAGGACGGCCGGGTCACCCTGCACCTCGTCTCCCGGCGCGGCTGA
- a CDS encoding ABC transporter permease has translation MASTDTSTGPVKESGDSQDLAGLEAGLDALESHAGPTRTPVRQVLVQKVVPPLTAVLLVLLVWQALVSFDIVDDPTKLPPPSAVWDEVREAWLQGTLLDYIWTSVSRGLLGFLFALVIGTPLGLIVARVRFIRAAIGPILSGLQSLPSVAWVPPAVIWLGLDNSMMYAVILLGAVPSIANGLVSGVDQVPPLFLRAGRTLGATGLRHTWHIVLPAALPGYLAGLKQGWAFSWRSLMAAEIIASSPDLGVGLGVLLENGRNASSMSMVFLAIFLILVVGIAIDLLIFSPLERRVLRSRGLLARS, from the coding sequence ATGGCCAGCACTGACACTTCGACCGGCCCGGTCAAGGAGTCCGGCGACAGCCAGGACCTCGCCGGTCTGGAGGCGGGCCTCGACGCGCTGGAGTCGCACGCGGGCCCCACCCGCACGCCCGTGCGCCAGGTCCTGGTGCAGAAGGTGGTGCCGCCGCTCACCGCGGTGCTGCTGGTGCTGCTCGTGTGGCAGGCGCTCGTCTCCTTCGACATCGTCGACGACCCCACCAAGCTGCCCCCGCCGTCCGCGGTGTGGGACGAGGTGCGCGAGGCGTGGCTCCAGGGCACCCTGCTCGACTACATCTGGACGTCCGTCTCGCGCGGTCTGCTCGGCTTCCTGTTCGCCCTGGTCATCGGCACACCGCTGGGCCTGATCGTGGCGCGGGTCCGGTTCATCCGGGCGGCGATCGGCCCGATCCTGTCCGGCCTGCAGTCGCTGCCCTCGGTGGCGTGGGTGCCGCCGGCGGTGATCTGGCTGGGCCTCGACAACTCGATGATGTACGCGGTGATCCTGCTCGGCGCCGTGCCGTCCATCGCCAACGGGCTCGTGTCGGGCGTCGACCAGGTGCCGCCGCTGTTCCTGCGCGCGGGCCGCACCCTCGGCGCGACGGGCCTGCGGCACACCTGGCACATCGTGCTCCCCGCGGCCCTTCCCGGCTATCTCGCGGGCCTCAAGCAGGGCTGGGCGTTCTCCTGGCGGTCGCTGATGGCCGCCGAGATCATCGCGTCCTCGCCCGACCTCGGCGTCGGCCTCGGCGTCCTCCTGGAGAACGGCCGCAACGCCAGCTCCATGTCCATGGTCTTCCTCGCCATCTTCCTCATCCTCGTCGTCGGCATCGCCATCGACCTGCTGATCTTCAGCCCGCTGGAGCGGCGCGTCCTGCGCAGCCGCGGCCTTCTCGCGAGGAGCTGA
- a CDS encoding aliphatic sulfonate ABC transporter substrate-binding protein translates to MPAPRTRLAALAALPLLALALGACGYGSEASDESGESKVAEGAKKIDDLDSVKIGYFPNLTHATALVGNQEGLFQKELGGTEAKYAQFNAGPSEIEALNAGSIDIGWIGPSPAINGYTKSQGKNLRIIGGSASGGVKLVVNPKKIKSLDDVKGKKIATPQLGNTQDVAFLNWIAEQGWKVDAQSGKGDVSVVRSDNKVTPDAYKSGSLDGAWVPEPTASKLVAEGGKVLLDESDLWPDKKFVITNIIVRQEFLKEHPKVVEAVLRGAVKTNAWIAKNPEKAKAAANARLKADAGKPLPAEVLDPAWKSIRTTDDPLAATLEAEADHAVKAGLLEKPDLKGIYDLRPLNKVLKAAGESPVDDAGLGVK, encoded by the coding sequence GTGCCTGCTCCACGTACCCGACTCGCCGCCCTCGCGGCGCTGCCCCTCCTCGCCCTGGCGCTCGGCGCCTGCGGCTACGGCTCCGAGGCCTCCGACGAGAGCGGCGAGTCGAAGGTCGCCGAGGGTGCGAAGAAGATCGATGACCTGGACAGCGTGAAGATCGGGTACTTCCCGAACCTCACCCACGCCACCGCCCTGGTCGGCAACCAGGAGGGCCTGTTCCAGAAGGAGCTCGGCGGCACCGAGGCCAAGTACGCGCAGTTCAACGCGGGCCCCTCGGAGATCGAGGCGCTGAACGCGGGCTCGATCGACATCGGCTGGATCGGCCCGTCTCCCGCCATCAACGGCTACACCAAGTCGCAGGGCAAGAACCTGCGCATCATCGGCGGCTCGGCGTCCGGCGGCGTGAAGCTCGTCGTGAACCCGAAGAAGATCAAGTCCCTGGACGACGTCAAGGGCAAGAAGATCGCGACGCCGCAGCTCGGCAACACCCAGGACGTGGCCTTCCTCAACTGGATCGCCGAGCAGGGCTGGAAGGTCGACGCGCAGAGCGGCAAGGGCGACGTTTCGGTGGTCCGCAGTGACAACAAGGTCACCCCGGACGCCTACAAGTCCGGCTCCCTGGACGGCGCGTGGGTACCGGAGCCGACCGCGTCCAAGCTGGTCGCCGAGGGCGGCAAGGTGCTGCTCGACGAGTCCGACCTGTGGCCGGACAAGAAGTTCGTGATCACCAACATCATCGTGCGGCAGGAGTTCCTCAAGGAGCACCCGAAGGTCGTCGAGGCCGTGCTGCGCGGTGCCGTGAAGACCAACGCGTGGATCGCGAAGAACCCGGAGAAGGCCAAGGCCGCCGCGAACGCGCGGCTCAAGGCGGACGCCGGGAAGCCGCTGCCCGCCGAGGTGCTCGACCCGGCGTGGAAGTCGATCCGGACGACCGACGACCCGCTGGCCGCGACCCTCGAAGCCGAGGCGGACCACGCGGTCAAGGCCGGTCTCCTGGAGAAGCCCGACCTCAAGGGCATCTACGACCTCCGCCCGCTGAACAAGGTCCTCAAGGCCGCGGGCGAGTCCCCGGTCGACGACGCCGGGCTCGGCGTCAAGTAA
- a CDS encoding ABC transporter ATP-binding protein, which produces MATTLAKAAEDTRTTAEHAARIEHVSKSFGGPAGPQLVLDDITLDVAPGEFVTLLGASGCGKSTLLNLVAGLDEPSAGTIATDGRPALMFQEHALFPWLTAGKNIELALKLRGVPKADRRPKAEELLGLVRLQGAYGKRVHELSGGMRQRVALARALAQDSRLLLMDEPFAALDAITRDVLHDELTRIWRETNVSVLFVTHNVREAVRLAQRVVLLSSRPGRVAHEWRVDIPHPRRIEDTAVAELSVEITEQLRGEIRRHGQH; this is translated from the coding sequence ATGGCCACGACCCTCGCCAAGGCCGCGGAGGACACCCGCACCACGGCCGAGCACGCCGCACGGATCGAGCACGTCTCGAAGTCGTTCGGCGGCCCCGCCGGACCCCAGCTGGTCCTGGACGACATCACGCTCGATGTCGCGCCGGGCGAGTTCGTCACTCTCCTGGGAGCCTCGGGCTGCGGCAAGTCGACGCTGCTCAACCTGGTCGCCGGGCTCGACGAGCCGTCCGCGGGCACCATCGCGACGGACGGCCGCCCCGCCCTGATGTTCCAGGAGCACGCGCTGTTCCCGTGGCTGACCGCGGGCAAGAACATCGAACTCGCCCTGAAGCTGCGCGGCGTGCCGAAGGCGGACCGCCGCCCGAAGGCGGAGGAGCTCCTCGGGCTCGTCCGGCTGCAGGGCGCGTACGGCAAGCGGGTGCACGAGCTGTCCGGCGGCATGCGCCAGCGCGTCGCGCTGGCCCGCGCGCTCGCCCAGGACAGCAGGCTCCTGCTGATGGACGAGCCGTTCGCGGCGCTCGACGCGATCACTCGGGACGTCCTGCACGACGAGCTGACCCGCATCTGGCGCGAGACGAACGTCTCCGTCCTCTTCGTCACGCACAACGTGCGCGAGGCCGTGCGCCTCGCCCAGCGTGTCGTGCTCCTCTCGTCGCGCCCCGGCCGGGTGGCGCACGAGTGGCGGGTCGACATCCCGCACCCGCGCCGCATCGAGGACACCGCCGTGGCGGAACTGTCCGTCGAGATCACCGAACAACTGCGTGGGGAGATCCGCCGCCATGGCCAGCACTGA